Part of the Henckelia pumila isolate YLH828 chromosome 2, ASM3356847v2, whole genome shotgun sequence genome is shown below.
TGTGAAAGTAGTAGATCCGGAGGTTCATCGGAGGGGGTTGACAAGTGTGTAGTAGGCAACTCGGAATTTTTAAAAACTCGCGAGAAACTTGATTTATTGTCAAGATATATTATGAAGATTCCTACCAAAGAGGATTCTTGTCAGAACCCGCCCGCGGGTTATTTCACCGTTTACTtggaatattttaattatgggtTTTTGCTCCCTCCCAATGCCATTTTGATAGAAATCGTGTGTAGGCTCGGTGTGAGTTTTAGTCAGTTGACTCCAGGGGCTATCCTTGTATTTTCATGTTTTCTTCGTAGAATGAGCGAAATTCAATTGACTCCGAGTACGGAGCTATTTTTCTCGCTCTTCGTGGTGCGTCGTTCCATGCCCGAATCTTATATCTATTTTCAACCTCGTGTGGACTGTAAATTTTTATCCCGTTTTTCCTCTCCAAAGAGTTCGTGGAGATCGGAGTTTTTTTACGTTTGGGATTATAGCGGGGGGGTTCCCACGAGTTGGAGTCCGGGGCCTAGAAAAATCATACTTGGTAAAACTCACCGCACTTTGCAGCTTGACTGTCGATCCTTAGGTATTTTTAATGAAATAATCGATCCTAGGAGTTTGGTTCCTACTGGTAATGCTTTGTCCAAGTTGAATTTTGTTAACTGTAGTTTGCGTCTTCTTGGGATTCTTCTACTCgtgttaatttaaaatttattcatCATTTTCTCTTTTCTCTCTGTTTTTCTTTTTGTAGGCGATAAAATAAATTTGGCGGAGGTTCGCGCTTGCATAGAGAAAAACGAGGTAATTCTCCCGGGCCATCCGACCGTGTCAACCGTTCTGGTCCTCCATCTAAAAATACTGACACTCGTGACCGAAGGAACGGTGGTAGAAAAGATTATGCTGACCGTGATACCCGTATTAGGGAGAATGATAATGgtagaataaatccaaaaaaaagACGTGATGATGAACGAACAGTTCCTCCCGACACTCGTGAGAGTCGCCACTTGTTCTTGGAGGGTGTGAATCATAAGAATAATGCTGGCTCTTTTTGGGATTTGAAGGATCCGGAGATTGGTTGGAGAACCGGAGCTAATCTCATTGGAGATCATGACAGGTTGCATCTACTGCCTCAGCCTACCGAAGTATTAACTCGGTCTCTTGCCTCGTCTGTCTTCCAGGTATATTATTATATGTTTGTTACTCGTTATGATTTTTATGTAGTAAACAATACTCTTTATCTATGGGTCTTTGCAGATTTTATCGCTTGCCCAAACTTTTCAATTTCGAGAAGAGAGGTCTCGAAATTCCGGGAAAAAATTTGATGACGAGCTGGCGTCATTAAGGGGTGAGTGCAAAAGACTCGACGAGGAAGGTGCTAAGGCCCGAGATGATTTTCTCAAGTCGCAAAAGGAGCTTGAAGAGAAATCCAAAAAGTATGATGCAATGTGCAAGGATATGGAGCTACTTAAGGGGAAATATTCCCGTGAATCGGAGACCGGTGAAACTTTTCTCAATTCATCAGTAAGCAAGAATCTCTTGCGAAGTACCGGAGAAAAAGCAATTGAATGCTACCGAGAGTCCACAGCTTTTAGAGATGAAGTGATTCAGCGGGCGATCGTTATTCATGATGAATTTGTAGTGGATTGCCGCAAAGAACTACGGAAAACTAAACTAGTTCCAGAGGAAATTATTATGATGATTCACCCAAAAATTCCGGAGCCTAGTACTGCCAGAGTTGAAGATGACTCGGATCTTCCCTTAGGAGATTTACTGGGAGGTCTGGGTGATGAGGAGATGATCGAAGCTTTGCGTTCGAATTTTTAGTTTATACAACCAATAATGACGGTGTGTGTCGAAACTATATGGAGACTACTCTTTGGAGCCGTGGAGCAGTTTATCTTTATTATTTCTTGCCACTTTTGGGCAAGAATTTTTTTGTGACAGAGTCAAAGTCATAGactttttttgttctttttgaGTAATTAAGTATTTGTCGATTATCATATCTCTTTTGCATTTTGAATTTGCTATTGCATACTTGttttatgaataaaatattaTCGCTTTAACAATGgagtacttgggaggggatcaaTCTCCCAAGATTTTGTTTCATGGGGAATTCCTAAACCCACTTGGTGCgtggtgaggtatcccgggaCTTATAATGTTATTATGTCGTCCTGACCTCTTACAGCGTCATAAGTTCAAATGTCCCAAGGGGCTGGCCAAGCCTCTTATTGTTGgaaattttttatgattgcTAGGGTCTATGACGTTTATGTCGTAAGTAAGCGTTAGTATAGGAGGggagatatgatatgatttcgACAAAGTAATCTGTttatataaaaacaataatCAAATTAGTTGAAAAATGTATCACAAAATtgtaatatgaaaacataaggaAAATATGCTAAAAAAGATAAATTTAGCCTATTATTGACGGGAGTTGCAGTTTATGCATAAAACTTCTTCAGGTTGGCCACGTTCCAAGGCCTGGGAAGTATTCTTCCATCTGAATGTTGGAGGCGATATGTTCCCATCTTCACAATCTCAATTACTTTGTAGGGGCCTTCCCATTTCGGATCCAGCTTGCCCACAGACTTCAAGATGTCAGACTTTCTCAATACAAGATCTCCTACTTGGAAAGATCTTGGTTTGACTCTGTCATTGTATGCTTTAGTCATACAAGCTCGATATCTCTCTGCTCGTGTCGAAGCTTCATCTCTCAGTTCATCCACCAAGTCCAATGAAATTCGGAGGGCTTGGTCATTCCCAGATGAAGTGTACTGTTTCACTCGCCATGATTGCTCTCCGATTTCGGCAGGAGCCACAGCTTCCGCTCCGTAGGCCAGGTTGAAAGGAGATTATCCAGTTGAAGAGCGTGGAGTGGTTCGATATGCCCATAGAACACTTGGCAACTCATCCACCCATTTTCCTTTGGCATTGCCTAGGCGTGTTTTGAGGTGCTGTAGAATGGTTCGGTTGGTGACCTCGGTTTGCCcatttgcttgaggattccctACAGAAGTGAAGAACTGCCTGATAGAAAGTCCTTTGCACCAGTCTTTTATCTTCGCTCCAGAGAATTGAGTTCCATTGTCTGAAACCAAGGTTTGAGAAATGCCAAATCTGCATATTATATTCTTCCATAAAAAATTGATTACATCTCTCTCGGATATTTTGGCCAATGGTTCAGCTTCGacccatttggtgaaataatccaCAGCTACTATCAGAAATTTTCTTTATCCGGTAGCAGGAGGAAAAGGACCTACCAAATCCATTCCCCATTGAGCAAAAGGTAGAGGACTTTCCAGGGGCTGTAAGATTGTAGCCGGCTGGTGATGAAAGTTAGCATGCTCTTGACATGCGTGACAATATTTTGCTAACTCAATCGCGTCTTGCTTCATCGTTGGCCAAAAGTACCCTTGGCGCAATGCTTTCCCCGCGAGAGCTCTGCCAGCTAAGTGATTTCCACATATTCCTTCATGAATTTTACGGAGCACATAGTTTCCCTTAGCTGGCATTAGACACTTTAGGTAAGGTGAAGAGAAACCTCTTTTGTACAGTTCTCCGTCAATGATCGTGAACCGAGCAGCTCTCACTTTAAGTTTTCGAGCTTCGACTTGGTTAGCAGGTAGTTTCTCTTGCTTTAAATAGTCGATTATTTCATCTTTCCAACTAGGCTCTTTGCTGTCAGCACAGAAGATTGTAACATCACTTCCATCAGTTTTTTCCTTGCCATAAGTTAGGAATGTAATTTTCCTACTATCAATGTTGGCCAAAGAGCTTGCTAACTTGGCAAGGCGGTCTGCTGACTCATTTTCCCCTCTAGGTATCTGCTTTATATCATAGCTGTCTAAACGCGAGAGAAGCTCGTTCACTTGAGTGAGGTATTCAAACATTTTATCTTCCTTCGCTTCATAATTTCCCTTAACCTGACTGACGATAAGTTGGGAGTCACTATGTATCGTTAGTCTTTTTGCTCCGACCGACAGGGCCAATTTAATTCCCATGATGAAAGCTTCATATTCTGCCTCATTATTCGTTGCACGGAATAGAAATTTGACagcatattgaaatttatctccCTGTGGGCTCTCCACAATTATACCTGCACCGCTTCCTGTAGAGGTTGATGACCCGTCGACATAAATCATCCATGTTTGGGTGGAGCTTTCTTCTTGAGTTACTGTCATTTCTACTAGAAAATCAGCCAGGATTTGTGCTTTAATCGCTGGACATGGGCGATATTCAATTCCATATTGGCTCAGTTCAACAGCCCACTTAACCATTCTTTCTGATGCTTCAGGACTCGAGATAATTTGTTTGAGAGGATGATTGGTgagtacaattattggatgagagTGAAAGTAAGGACGTAATTTTCTCGCTGCAATTACCAAAGCCAGTGCCAGTTTCTCGATTTttgtatatcttaattctgctCCGTGTAAAGTTCGACTGATATAATAAACTGGTTTGTGCTCACGTCCTACTTCAGAGACCAATACTGCACTTACCGCCTCCGCAGATATTGCCAGATAAATTAATAGGGTGTCACCTTCGTTTGGTTTTACCAACAACGGCGGAGAGGTCAGATGCACTTTCAACTCGTCAAATGCTTGCTGACACTCTTctgtccattgaaaacctttcccactcctcaacattTTGAAAAATGGTAAACCCTTGTCTGCAGATCTTGAGATAAATCGGTTGAGGGCGGCCAAACGTCCTGTCAACTCTTGGATGCCTTTTACACTCTTCGGAGGATTCATGTTTAAAATTGCTTTGATTTTTTCCGGGTTGGCCtctattcctcgttctgacaccATATAACCGAGAAATTTGCCCCCTCGTACACCAAAAGTGCATTTATCCGGATTAAGTTTCATCCTGTATTTTCTGAGTATACTGAAACATTCCTCAAGATCTTCCAAATGATCATATGCTTGAATACTTTTGACGagcatgtcatctatataaacttccATGTTACGCCCGATCAAGTGTTCGAACATGGTATTTACCAGACGCTGATAGGTAGCTCCAGCATttttcaaaccaaacggcattacaTCATAACAATAAATTCCCCTATCGGTGATGAAACTTGCTTTTTCCTGGTCTTCTGGCGCTAGGCCGATCTGATTGTATCCTTGATATGCATCAAGAAAAGTGAGCAGCTCGCATCCTGCTGTCGAATCGACTAACAAGTCAATTCGAGGGAGTGGAAACGGATCTTTGGGGCATGCTTTGTTGAGATCAGTGAAATCTATACACAAACGCCACTTTCCTCCAGGTTTCGGTACTAAAACCACATTTGCAAGCCAATCTGGGTATGAAACTGGCCTGATGTACTCTGCCACTAAGAGTTTCTCCACTTCCGCGGCTATATGCCGATTTTTCTCTGGACCAAAtgctcttttcttttgcttcaccGGTCTCATTTTCGGATCAACACGGAGGTGATGAAGCGCATATTCATGAGGTATTCCTGGCAGATGCTCATCACCCCAAGCAAACACGTCCAAATTGCGaccaagaaaatttttcaacttCTCTTCCAGCTCAGGAGGTAATTCGGTCCCGATCTTTAGGGTTTTCTTGGGATCAGTTGGAATGATTGCCACATGTTTCAGAGTTTCGGTTGCTGTTATTCTCTCTTTGCTCTCAGCTTCTTCATCCACCAAATGTATTCCATTTTCACGCAAAAGCTTTCCGGGTTTTGGTGGTTTTTCCTCACTAGAGACTTGTCTTTTCCGATTTTCTGACGAACCCCGCAGAGTCACTACATGACACTCTCTAGCTAGACGATGATCACCAAGGGCTTCTCCTACTCCTCCTGGAGTCGGAAACTTCAGCTTCATATGATATGTCGATCCGATGGCTTGGAATATATTGAGACTTGGTCGTCCCAATATCACATTGTACGCAGATGAAGCTTTTACCACAAGGAATTTCACCATTTTAGTAGACCGCTTGGGGTAAGAACCCAAGGATAGAGGAAGCGTTACCTCTCCCAAAGCTTCAACTATTTCTCCGGAAAATCCGACTAGTGGAGTGTTGACTGGAGTTAACTGTGCATTACTAACACCCAACTTGACGAATGcatcatgaaaaattatgtcgGCCGAACTTCCTGAATCCACTAGAATTTTCTTTACCCAAAAATTGGAGATTGTGGCTGAGATGATTAAAGCATCATTATGGATACCCCGAGGGTTCTCCAGATCTTTGTCACTGAATGATAATCCATCTTGGATGGTTCCAACTTCACATATTGACAAGGATGTGGGGCTGGATAAATTGTTGGTTCCTTTTGCTGCTCGCAGAAGAGCTTTTCTTGCATTGTTCGAGTCGCCACAAGCAGGCCCCCCAGTGATTACGGCGATTACCCCTCCCGAGGGCAAATTTTCATCCGCTCGTTCATGCTGTTTCCCAGTTTCGTCATGGCGCTTTTGATAGTCATGTTTTGGTTGTTCGTCCCGACGCCTGTCATCTCGTTTTTCACCGCGGGACTTGTCCACGAAATTTCCCAAATGTCCGCgttttatgagtttttcaatTTCTGCTCGCAAACTGAAGCAATTTTCTGTAGTATGGCCTTTATCTTTATGAAAATGACAATACTTTTCCGAACGTTGGCGCTTTGGGTTATTCTGCATTGGGCGAGGGGGACGCAACAATCCTTGTTTTTCAGCCACTACCAGTATATCGGTCAGACGTGCATTGAGGGGTGTATTCTGGAGACGGGGGCTCTGTGCTGTTCGCTTCTCGTCTCGCTTTCTAATATCTGGTTTAtcttcttctctctttcttttattcAGGTAATGTGGTTCAATAGATTCTTCAACCCGAATGTATTTCTCAGCTCTTTCCAGTAATTCCTCTAGGTTTTTGGGCGGCCTTCCCGCTATTGATTCCTTGAACTTCCGATGACGCAAGTTTTTCTGCATTATTCCAGCTAACAAATCATGGTTCACGTGTAAGACTTCGTGCACCGCATGAGTAAATCGCCGAACATAGTCCCTCAAACATTCTCCTTCTTTTTGAATGACTGTGAACAAATATGCTGTTGTTTTTgggtattttttgttaattgagaattgctGGATGAAGCAGTCAATAAGTTGCTCCAAATTGGCAATAGATCCAGAGGGTAACTTGTTGAACCATGTGAGTGCTCTTCCTGATAATGTTGTTCGGAAAATTTTACAGTATGCAGCATCTGTGATATCATACAAATCCGCTTTCGCGTAGAATTTGTCAATATGGTCTTGGGGGTCACTCgttccatcgaactcaggtaAGCTGGGGATTTTGACTCCCTTTGGTAATGCTTCAGATAATATGTCATCAGTGAAGGGGCTTCGGCGTGATGGCAAAATTGCGGACATATTCTCTCCAATTACATGTGTGCGAGATCCATCCTTCCGAGCTGGATTAGTGATCTTGTTTTCGCCAGAAATGTCATGAACTGTGTGAACACTTGCTTCACCGTCTTTTTGAGTAGTAATTTTCTTGGTCCCCCCTTGATCTTTATCATTCACTTTAGATTTATCTTTATTTGGGTCTCCGTTATTAGGGTCAAGAGATGACGAGCCTTCAGTCTGAGCCTTTTTCTTGCTGCTTTTGCGCTTGCGGGTTTCTAGGTACTGAGCAACTGCATCTTTTGCTGCGAGTGCGGCTGTGTTTTCCATTAGCGCAGTCAAGTCTTCACGGGTGAGAGTAATACTCGGCGGTGCGTTTCCATTGTTAACATTTCCTTGAGAcatttttgaagtaatatgtGTTCTCAATGACGTAGTGAACgggttcccacagacggcgccaagctgatgaagccaaaaatcacttgtgTATGACACGTTGCTTTCGCAAAGTTCGGAGTATCAACAGATCCTTGTATGTTCCCGGTGAAGATCTTCggtgggttgttcctacgtcacaaaacaaaatcagaggagccgggagggttcccggcgaaggcactccgacgctcaagtcagttattactcaaggaataataatcgagagtagagcgATATAGTGCTTAAGAAactgtgtaccttaataatgaggtgacttgaactatttatagatattcggagTGTTTCACGGGCtcgagcctcttatgggcttttgtagaattcagggtctgcttgaattaaatatatataatatttaaataagcttgggcctcacaaatatttggagtggaccttcatgattgggctcaggcccagttgaatttttaggtgtaacctatcaGTATAATTCAAATTTGAACGACTTTAATCGTAACAAAACCTGATTAGAAATAACACATATTGCCAATTGTTTTTTGTCAAAAATAGTACGCTATCCTaaatgtttcttttttttttttgaaacctaGCTATTTtaaatgttcttttttttttaaattttgctatTCTAAATGTTTATCACTATGATATCAAACTGTCGTAATAAATGTATATTATTCCCAAAACATGAAAGTCATATATACGAACTACAAGACACGAGCATTAAAATTGAGAGACAAATGTCAAAAGATGTTGAAATATAATACCTGCAcattcatatatattatttaaggaaaTTAAAAATAGTTGTAGTATTTGCGATGACATAAAAACTCCGAATATAACGTGAAAAATAGGATACTTTAAGGATTTGGATGATGATATGCATGTCATGACATGAATGCATGAGGGAAGTTTGGTCAAGCCCAAAAACATGAGCCCAAAATATTTGTGGCCCAATGACATGATATGCATGACATGAATGCATGGTGAGGTTGGTCAAGCCCAAAAAAGATGCGCCCAAAATATTTGTGGCCCAATGATAAAACAACAGCGGAGTCCACCTCGAGCCCCATTAATCTTAGCTGGAGCATGGAGTGCTCAATTAAATTTCCGAACTGAAGAATGAATTTTCCGGTGGGTTTTGATGCTAAATATCATATTTGTTTTGTGAAAGGTAACCACATGAAATATGTCCAAGCCCAATAAATTGGGTTACGACTAGGTGAGGTCTTTTCAAAAAGTACAAATAGATCCATCTGAACTTGCATTTCCTTCATCATTTTCATCCTTTCCTATTCTTCtctaattttattttacatGCAATCAATGGTGGAGCCATAAATATAAATAGCTAGAATTTTAATCTCTCGAATCCTTTAATATCAGCAGACTGGGCAATAAATCTAAGAAAACAAGTCGTAGAGAGAGGAATAAGCCCTCATCGAAGCACTAAAAAATAGCCGTCCACAAAAGGCTCGGGAGCGAGAATAATTTTCGTTGTGGTGGATAAATATGAGAACGTTAATCGATAAGTTTAGTAAATGGTATTTTTGCTGACCGGTAAAATACATATATCGATCTATAGTTTTATCAAGTGAAAAAAACAACGTACATATTATCATATTTGATATATCATTCACACCAAACAACACacttttgaaatttattatttaaattatcctTTCATGtatctatactattatataaaagatgAACCTATTATACTAACTAACTTTGAGGACACCAAAATTTCTTATTCCGTAATTATCCTTAATCCATTATCTCACTAAACCTCCCACTTActccattttttcttttaaaaaaatattacatataaaaaaaaCCTATATTTTACACATGCAAAACATGTGCATTTTTCACTAGTCAACCAAATTATCAATCCATCACTTATCTTGTTACAGCAACTAAACGCACCGTAAGTTTATTTGCTTAAAATTCGAATTTTTGATTCAGTAAACCTTGAAATTGGTCTTGTTTCGAATTTCTTAAGCAATCACACTTGAATAcaattcttttttaaaaaaaaaagaaagaaaaagaatttAGATTTTTAGGCTTTTACTCTTAGAATTCGATATCGGAGAGTTCGTTTACCAAATTTACTACGTTCATATTTTGAGGCTCACAAAAAAATTTGCAGTATTAGAATATGAGTCCGAACTCTTTTCTGAACTATTTCCTTATAATTGTTTCTCACTCCGCATATATATAGCCGACATTTTCTAAAGCCTAACCAACAAATAAAACGTTGGATATTTTGAcatatatcacaaaataatatcaattacattttttttttttatcaccacaaacaaattttaaaaacatattcTTAAAGATTATCCCAAtacataataatacataaaaattGAAGTCAACCATGGAGATGGAGTTTGATCTCCCCCTTTTTTAACGGCGTGGAGCCCGCCTCTCAATCTACCTCCATTTGACCCACCGACACcaacttttattattattatatcccTTTTGTTGAAAGATGTGTAAGAAATCTAGAGGAGTTTTGATACGGGAGTTACCATCACAGTACAATATCGATTAATGtgacatttatttatttaaaataaagaatgaaatcatcaacaatatttatataaatgcTTATTATAATTGATCAACATATCAAAACTCTTTGATATATATCTTGATATGGAATGAAGTATAAGTATGTCATCGTCATGATTATCCCAATACACGTTCAATTCACATTTACAAATTAGGCATTTCacttttaataataattaattagtaatagtaatatgtttttttttatattttcgtTCTATTTTTTCCATGTGAACACGATTTTAAAAGGATTGGGCCGAGTTTAATTGCAATTCAATTAAGAGAACGGAGAGTAATTACCTGTTTGTTAGCTTTTTGGCTCATCcgaattttttaaagaaaaatgttATATGTATATAGAAagttacacgttgggttacacattctacatgaaattacaaaattatctctctattttatttgaaaatattatttccAAAATACATCAAGGATATTTATGTAATGTCAAGTGCAACGTGTAACCCAACGTATACATGTAGCATCActctttttttaataataaatatgagatccgatagaaattaatatatttaa
Proteins encoded:
- the LOC140877923 gene encoding uncharacterized protein: MSQGNVNNGNAPPSITLTREDLTALMENTAALAAKDAVAQYLETRKRKSSKKKAQTEGSSSLDPNNGDPNKDKSKVNDKDQGGTKKITTQKDGEASVHTVHDISGENKITNPARKDGSRTHVIGENMSAILPSRRSPFTDDILSEALPKGVKIPSLPEFDGTSDPQDHIDKFYAKADLYDITDAAYCKIFRTTLSGRALTWFNKLPSGSIANLEQLIDCFIQQFSINKKYPKTTAYLFTVIQKEGECLRDYVRRFTHAVHEVLHVNHDLLAGIMQKNLRHRKFKESIAGRPPKNLEELLERAEKYIRVEESIEPHYLNKRKREEDKPDIRKRDEKRTAQSPRLQNTPLNARLTDILVVAEKQGLLRPPRPMQNNPKRQRSEKYCHFHKDKGHTTENCFSLRAEIEKLIKRGHLGNFVDKSRGEKRDDRRRDEQPKHDYQKRHDETGKQHERADENLPSGGVIAVITGGPACGDSNNARKALLRAAKGTNNLSSPTSLSICEVGTIQDGLSFSDKDLENPRGIHNDALIISATISNFWVKKILVDSGSSADIIFHDAFVKLGVSNAQLTPVNTPLVGFSGEIVEALGEVTLPLSLGSYPKRSTKMVKFLVVKASSAYNVILGRPSLNIFQAIGSTYHMKLKFPTPGGVGEALGDHRLARECHVVTLRGSSENRKRQVSSEEKPPKPGKLLRENGIHLVDEEAESKERITATETLKHVAIIPTDPKKTLKIGTELPPELEEKLKNFLGRNLDVFAWGDEHLPGIPHEYALHHLRVDPKMRPVKQKKRAFGPEKNRHIAAEVEKLLVAEYIRPVSYPDWLANVVLVPKPGGKWRLCIDFTDLNKACPKDPFPLPRIDLLVDSTAGCELLTFLDAYQGYNQIGLAPEDQEKASFITDRGIYCYDVMPFGLKNAGATYQRLVNTMFEHLIGRNMEVYIDDMLVKSIQAYDHLEDLEECFSILRKYRMKLNPDKCTFGVRGGKFLGYMVSERGIEANPEKIKAILNMNPPKSVKGIQELTGRLAALNRFISRSADKGLPFFKMLRSGKGFQWTEECQQAFDELKVHLTSPPLLVKPNEGDTLLIYLAISAEAVSAVLVSEVGREHKPVYYISRTLHGAELRYTKIEKLALALVIAARKLRPYFHSHPIIVLTNHPLKQIISSPEASERMVKWAVELSQYGIEYRPCPAIKAQILADFLVEMTVTQEESSTQTWMIYVDGSSTSTGSGAGIIVESPQGDKFQYAVKFLFRATNNEAEYEAFIMGIKLALSVGAKRLTIHSDSQLIVSQVKGNYEAKEDKMFEYLTQVNELLSRLDSYDIKQIPRGENESADRLAKLASSLANIDSRKITFLTYGKEKTDGSDVTIFCADSKEPSWKDEIIDYLKQEKLPANQVEARKLKVRAARFTIIDGELYKRGFSSPYLKCLMPAKGNYVLRKIHEGICGNHLAGRALAGKALRQGYFWPTMKQDAIELAKYCHACQEHANFHHQPATILQPLESPLPFAQWGMDLVGPFPPATG